In Dasypus novemcinctus isolate mDasNov1 chromosome 23, mDasNov1.1.hap2, whole genome shotgun sequence, the following proteins share a genomic window:
- the UBALD1 gene encoding UBA-like domain-containing protein 1 produces MSVNMDELKHQVMINQFVLTAGCAADQAKQLLQAAHWQFETALSAFFQETNIPYSHHHQMMCTPANTPATPPNFPDALTMFSRLKASESFHGGGAGSPMATATSPPPHLPHAATGSFAAPSWPAAASPPGGPQHHQPQQLPLWTPAPPSPASDWPPLVPQQAASEPRAPPAMEAER; encoded by the exons ATGTCGGTGAACATGGACGAGCTCAAGCACCAGGTCATGATCAACCAGTTCGTGCTGACGGCGGGCTGCGCGGCCGACCAGGCGAAGCAGCTGCTGCAGGCGGCCCACTGGCAGTTCGAG ACGGCCCTCAGCGCCTTTTTCCAGGAGACCAACATCCCTTACAGCCACCACCACCAGATG ATGTGCACTCCCGCCAACACCCCCGCCACGCCCCCCAACTTCCCCGACGCCCTCACCATGTTCTCCCGTCTCAAGGCCTCTGAGAGCTTTCACGGCGGTGGCGCCGGCAGCCCAATGGCCACGGCCACGTCGCCCCCGCCGCACTTGCCCCACGCGGCCACCGGGAGCTTCGCGGCGCCCAGCTGGCCGGCTGCGGCCTCGCCCCCCGGGGGCCCCCAGCACCACCAGCCTCAGCAGCTGCCCCTGTGGACTCCAGCACCTCCTTCCCCGGCTTCAGACTGGCCCCCCCTAGTCCCCCAGCAGGCTGCCTCCGAACCAAGGGCCCCCCCTGCCATGGAAGCCGAGAGATAA